The genome window TTTCTAAAAAGTTTATTGTATCGTCTGTTGATGAATTATCCACTATTATTATTTCATAGGATGGATATTGAATATTTTCAGCGAAATTATTAAATAATCTCTGTAAATGTTCCAAACCATTATGAGTAATCACAATAATCGAGACTAATGGTGAACTATCTTCAAAATCCTGTAAATTAATTAATGAAGCGTTTTTATTTATTATTTCATCATACTTTCCACAATTTTCTGTTTCTATGATTATTTCAGGATTTTTATTAACATTATCAATATTATCTCCGTTTATTTCCAGTCCTTCTGGAATCCCATATAAACTGTAATGTATCAAAGGGTTTAAATTAGATAATTTAGCACTTTCATTGTATTCTAAGTAAAAATCACCATCAAAATTAGGGTTGGGTCTTAAATTTTCTTTAAATCCATGATAAATGTAATGAAGAAGAGGATCTTTTCCTGAAATCATCACATGTCTGTTGGTTCGTAGATAATAACCCAGATCAAATAAATTATTCTTTTTTATTGATTTATATCCTTTTATTTCAGTTACAGCATTTTTTATTTGGCCTTTGTTTTTAGCCAAAATAAATAAACTGGGAGCTTTCGAAATAATCCTTTCAATCAATGGCCTATTACTGTTAAAATAATTGAGTTCATAAATACTAGATGTTAATTTATTTAAATGCGAATTTACTTGATCAAATTGCCGATTTTTATTTTCTAGAGAACTAACTAATTTTTCATTTTCATTTAAAAATTTTTCATTTTCATTTAAAATATTGCTAATGATTTGATTTCTTTCTTGTTTAATTTGATTGGAATAATTGTATTTTTCTTCAATTATTTTTAATTTATTTTCAGTGTATTTTAATTTACTATTTGCCTGTTTTAAACGGGTTTCAGTATAATTTAATTGATTTTCGTTTATTTTGCCTATTTTGGAATCAAGCACACTATTTGGTGATTTCATTCCCAGAGCAGTAGCATATTGGCTTTCGATCCCAGATTTAGTTGCTAATTCATCGATAATTAGTAAAAGCTCTAACATGGCCTTATCTTTTAAATCAAACTCATCTATGTTGTGAAGAATGTCATTAAGGGTTTCATGGTAAATAGTTCCACCAGTTAATGTGATTTCCGCGTCAGGAAAATATTTTATTACACTTTCCAGAATATTATCTGAGTCTGCTGCTTCACTTGGGTCTTGGTTTCTTAAAATTTGAGGATCAGGCCTTAACATTTTTCTATTCAACAATTTGCCTGGTTTGTATGGGTTTTTCAGGTAGTTATCCGGAAGGATCCTCCTGATTCTTGAGCCTAATTCAAGAGCTTCATCTGACCATTGAAATCTACTTGGACCTACAAAATCATCCATGTAGAAAATTCCACCCATTTCTAGGATTTTATAACTCCACTCAACTGATTTATTAACATCAAACATGTGGTGCAATGACTGACTCCAATGCACAAAGTCTACTTTTTCATTAAACTCGTGTAGGAAATAGTTCCCTTTAATTAGTTCAACTTTATCTTCAATTCCCAAGTTTTCTGCTTTTTTCAGTGCAATTGCAATACCCGCATCGGATAATTCAAACATTGTGAATTTATCTACTAATCCTTCACTAACTAGTTCCAATTCTTTATTTCCGTCTCCAAAGCCTACAGACACACCATGTTTCAACGTACCCATTTTTTCAAGACGTTTTTTCAAGCATTGATTTATTCCATCAACGGGTTCCCCACAAATTAGATTATTAAGATGTTTATGGATTAATGGGAACTCCCACCACCTTATTTTTTTAGGTCCATCTTTAAGATTCATTTCTGACCAATAATTACCAATTTTTTGAGCAGTTTTATCTTCCATTAATATCATCCTGATGAAATTTTTTATAATTATAATATCATTATACTTTTAATACATTTATCAGGCAATTATCTATCTGAGTACATCTTTTGATAATACTCCAGATATTCTCCACTTTTTACTTTTTCCCACCAGTCTTTATTATCTAAATACCACTGTATGGTTTCAGCAATTCCAGTTTCAAACGTGTACTTAGGAGTCCACCCTAGTTCGCTCTGAATTTTACCAGAATCAATGGCATAACGTCTGTCGTGGCCGGGTCTGTCTTTTACATATTTAATAAGTGATTCTGGTTTATCTAAATTCTCCAGAATTAATTTAATTATTTCTAGGTTTTTCTTTTCGTTATTTCCACCAATATTATACACTTCCCCAATTTTTCCTTGGTGAAGGACCAGATCTATAGCAGTGCAGTGATCATAAACGTGTAACCAGTCTCTAACATTCAATCCATCGCCATAAACAGGTAAAGGTTCATTTTCTAGGGCATTGGATATCATTAATGGAATTAATTTTTCTGGGAATTGATAAGGCCCATAATTGTTGGAGCACCGAGTTATATTAATTGGCAGATCAAAAGTTTTGTTATAAGCACGAACCATTAAATCAGCACCTGCTTTGCTGGCTGAATAAGGGCTATTGGCTGCAAGGGGTGTATCTTCTCTGAAATAACCACTTTCACCTAAAGAACCATAAACTTCATCAGTTGAAACCTGTAAATATTTTTTTACGCCGTATTTTTTAGCAGCATCTAAAAGTACCTGTGTTCCAATTATATTTGATTTAATGAATATCTCTGGATCTTCAATACTCCTATCAACGTGAGATTCAGCAGCGAAATTTA of Methanobacteriaceae archaeon contains these proteins:
- a CDS encoding glycosyltransferase, which gives rise to MEDKTAQKIGNYWSEMNLKDGPKKIRWWEFPLIHKHLNNLICGEPVDGINQCLKKRLEKMGTLKHGVSVGFGDGNKELELVSEGLVDKFTMFELSDAGIAIALKKAENLGIEDKVELIKGNYFLHEFNEKVDFVHWSQSLHHMFDVNKSVEWSYKILEMGGIFYMDDFVGPSRFQWSDEALELGSRIRRILPDNYLKNPYKPGKLLNRKMLRPDPQILRNQDPSEAADSDNILESVIKYFPDAEITLTGGTIYHETLNDILHNIDEFDLKDKAMLELLLIIDELATKSGIESQYATALGMKSPNSVLDSKIGKINENQLNYTETRLKQANSKLKYTENKLKIIEEKYNYSNQIKQERNQIISNILNENEKFLNENEKLVSSLENKNRQFDQVNSHLNKLTSSIYELNYFNSNRPLIERIISKAPSLFILAKNKGQIKNAVTEIKGYKSIKKNNLFDLGYYLRTNRHVMISGKDPLLHYIYHGFKENLRPNPNFDGDFYLEYNESAKLSNLNPLIHYSLYGIPEGLEINGDNIDNVNKNPEIIIETENCGKYDEIINKNASLINLQDFEDSSPLVSIIVITHNGLEHLQRLFNNFAENIQYPSYEIIIVDNSSTDDTINFLESLDNLPLKIIKNEENKSFSEANNDAVKKAHGEFILLLNNDIEPTYGWLNEMMQTAFKYNNLGCLGAKLVYPDSSFSVYNKDQSFTIQHIGISFKEESNGFIKPYNMGKGLEPFEPECNIEQKRAGVTAAVLLVKKEVYEEVGGLDEGYKYGYEDVDFCLKLLKNGYDNIYCPSALLFHYEHGTDGKKQLESILNRHISNKNLLNYKWNDWLSNKIIIDKLNNENLISEDPLNISFMIGERHPSAGDFTELIINEALKKSGWDVSFVSSEDYKSLYHIKNYVDIVVSTLHNYYPLEIHGSKKKLIKIALILDSYEEWMNNPVFNEYDLAITNSKTTCEYLKRETNVKARLIPVITGDIIYENIKMITK
- the rfbB gene encoding dTDP-glucose 4,6-dehydratase, with translation MTKILITGGAGFIGSNFVRYMLNKYPHYEIVNLDSLTYCGNLENLHGIEDNPNYKFIKGDITDKSLVCDIVSKIDYVINFAAESHVDRSIEDPEIFIKSNIIGTQVLLDAAKKYGVKKYLQVSTDEVYGSLGESGYFREDTPLAANSPYSASKAGADLMVRAYNKTFDLPINITRCSNNYGPYQFPEKLIPLMISNALENEPLPVYGDGLNVRDWLHVYDHCTAIDLVLHQGKIGEVYNIGGNNEKKNLEIIKLILENLDKPESLIKYVKDRPGHDRRYAIDSGKIQSELGWTPKYTFETGIAETIQWYLDNKDWWEKVKSGEYLEYYQKMYSDR